The genomic region AATGTAATATTTTTATGAGGTTCTTTGTTTACCAGACTTCCGAAACCAAGATTATGAACAAGCGCTATTTCAGGTTGAAATTTTCCTTTGGGTTTGAAAAGAAGCTTACCCAGGTCCTGTTTAAGAAACAATCCAAAAAAACGGTCAGAAAGAAATTCATTGAAACGCATGGTGCCGAAGGATTGTTCGGTTTCGAGGGTAAAAGGCCTGTAACTGCCTCTTCCGGCATATAATTTCGAATAAGGTACATTGCCACTTACCATTCCGGCAATCACAGCAGCATGGGTATTCCCGGCAAGCCGCGATTTGAATACCTTCGTCACTTTCACTTCAGTTCTCCAATAATCGAATTCACCCCCCAGTACTCTCATTCCGTGTCCAATATTAAAATAGAGAATTGGATAATTCGTTCCCATTGAAAACTTATTTCCCCTGGGCGACTTCATGAAAGTTTCTTTATAAGCATATTTAAGCCGTATACCCGTTTCGGTAAGGTAGAACCGTGTGAGCATGATATCCGGATTTTCATCACTGATGCTGAAGGCATAGTCATTTGAAGGAGTCAGGTCACTGTTCGTCAGGTATCCCTGGACTTTAAGGTATTTAATTGCCCTGAAACCTGCTGAAATTTCTTTCTCCCTGGTTTCATCCATTACACTTACCATATAGTCCCTGATAAAAGAGGATCCTGATAACGTCCATGTTTCATTGAACCGGATTCCGCCTGATTCACGAACATCATTCCGGTAAAGTAAGGTCATATCCACCTCATGCTCCGGCCAAAGATTAAATGTCAGGTATCCGCTGTACTTCAATGCTTTGTCCTTTAAACCATAAGCCAGGTAACCGCCCGCTGTAAGCCATTTAATAAGGCGGGGTGTTGTACGGCCGCCGGCACCAAGCCGCAGACCTTCAAACGGGTTATAGTCGATGAACCTGCGAATATCGAAATTCCAGTATTTCCCGGGTAAATATCCTGTAAGCAGGGTTTCAAGCGAAAGCATAGTCCGATCCAAATGTTCGGCTTTTCCCAGGCTGTCGATTACACGGTATGTCTCACGTTCACGGCTTGAAAGCGAATCGGTCCTGTACTTCTCCCATACGCTTTCGGGCTGTTTGTGTGCATCATCATTCACCTGCAGTTGGATATCGGAGAATTGTGATGCATCGAGCTGCGGGTTGAAATCAATATTTACAATATAGCTTTTCCCGGTGCCGACAAGGTTTACAGGGGCATTGTATCCGAATCGGGCCGGATTGATACGCACCGTCGAACTCAGTAAAACAGGGAACCACCGCAATCCGTTAACCAGTTCATATTGCTGCTGTATAGATACCATAAAGGGTCTGTCGCCCTGTTCGCTGGCTTCTGCAATCACGTTCTGAACGGCATAGCCGTGACTATTGATATACAACACTCCTTTAAGTCCTTCAAAGTTCTTCCCTTTTGCCGGCCGGAATGAAATAACAAAAACGGTATCTGCCCTATCGGTAAAAAGAGTATCCTGGATCAGGAAAAAGTATTTTTCAGTGCTTCCCGGGGCGATCGGGTTTAGAAACTGCCTGTCGGCAATGGTGATCAGGTTATCGTAAAATGAAAACGACTGAAATTGTCTTGCCATAACCATAAACGTGGGCTGAGAAATGCCGGAGACTTTGGATGCGATTACCTCTTCTTTATTTTTATCGGGAGACAGGAACTTTCGGTTGACAACCGATTCCATCATAAACAGGTATTGTTTTTCAAGAAACCGCCGTACATCAATACGGCCTTTACCATCCATCCCGTATTTCAGGGTGTCGTCGTAAAGATCAGCATGATCGGTTGAATCAGCGTTTTTTACAAGCGTAGTGTCCGATTCGAGTCCAAATATCACTTTGTCATAGGACACATAAGAAAACGGGCCTGATTTTTCAGGATTATTTTTATTCCTGTTTTCAGTGGCAAGTTTGATAATCCTGTGTGCCGGATTAATCCCGGGATAGACAACAACCTCCCTGATAAACGTAGGATCAGGGCTCAACCGGATGACCTGGTTCGGGCCAAAATCTTCAGGATGGAGGATCACCTTGTCCTTGTATCCCAGGTATTTTAACCGCAATGACCTGATTTTGGCCGAAACCGGTATCCTGAATATACCATCGAGATTGGTTACCACACCCTGCCCTGTTTCATTATAGAACACAGTGACAAAGGCCAAAGGCTCAAAGCTTGTACTGTCGATTACCTTACCCGAAATATATCCAGTTTGCGCATATGATCCTGAGGAAATAAGGATCGCGATAATCAACAGCCATTTCTGCTTCATTCGGTCATTTTACCAGTTCGTGAATTTCACGGATCATTTTTGATGACAGGGAATCTGCTTTTTCAGGAGTGGTGCTTTCGCTGATAACCCTGATAATGGGCTCTGTGTTCGACTTACGTAAATGCACCCATTCCCTGTCGAAATCAATACGGATGCCGTCACGGTCATTAACCGGGAATTCTTTGTATTTCTCCCTGACGGCGCCAATCAGTGAATCGACATTAACACCCGGATTAAGCTCAATTTTATTCTTGCTGTTAAAATAATCGGGGAAAGTTTTGCGGAGCTCTGAACATTTCATGCCCGATTTGGCGAGGTGTGAAAGGAAAAGTACAATTCCCACAAGCGCATCGCGCCCGTAATGCAGGTCGGGGTAGATTATACCTCCGTTACCTTCGCCACCGATAACGGCATTTGTTTTTTTCATTTCTTCCACCACATTCACTTCTCCTACCGGGGCTGCGGTGTATTTGCCGCCATATTTTGTGGTAACATCCGCAAGTGCCCTTGTTGAAGAAAGATTCGATACCGTATTTCCGGGATTGTTTTTTAAAATATAATCTGCAACTGCAACGAGGGTATACTCCTCGCCAAACATCGATCCGTCTTCATTAACAATTACAAGACGGTCGACATCAGGATCCACAACAAACCCTGCATCGGCTTTATGTTCTGCAACGGCTTTTGCAATATCGCCCAGGTGCTGTGGCAAAGGCTCAGGGTTATGGGGAAATATACCGGTTGGTTCACAATACAGTTCTACCACTTCAACTCCCAGCTTCCGGAACAGTTCAGGTAATATGATACCGCCTACTGAATTCACGCAATCGATAACCACTTTAAATCCGGCCTTTTTAATGGCCTCCGTATCGGCATATTTCATGCGGGTTACCGCTTCGATATGGATATCGTCCATCTTGTCGAACCGGCTGATCTTCCCAAGTTTATCATACGTTATATATTCTGTTTTTTCAGAAGCGGCGATAGTCAGAATTTCAGCTCCGTCAGATGCTGAAAGGAATTCGCCTTTTGAATTCAGCAGTTTCAGCGCATTCCATTGTGCCGGGTTATGGCTCGCCGTTAAAATAATGCCGCCATCAGCTTTAAAGTGAGTGACGCCTATTTCAACAGTTGGTGTGGTGGCAAATCCAAGATCAATGACATTTATACCCATGCCCATCAGGGTGCCTGCAACCAGTGAAGCGACCATTTCTCCTGATACACGGGCATCGCGACCCACAACAACGGAATATTCATCCTTTTTAATTTTCTGTTTTAACTGCAGGCCATAAGCCGATGTAAATCGAACCACATCAATGGGTGTCAGCGAATCGCCGGGCATTCCGCCAATAGTTCCGCGAATGCCGGAAATGGATTTAATCAGGGTCATACTTTGTTTTTTAAATTAAATAACTGAGACGGTAGTTAAATTTCGTAATTTTAACACTCCAAAAATAAGAAACAATAGCACATGGCGGTTGTAAGAACTCAAAGAAAAACAAGGCCCACGGGTGATAAAAAAGCACCGCGTTCATCATCCGCAAAACGGAGCTCCCGGCCTTCAGGCGACAAACAGGGACCGCGGTCTTCAGCTGATAAACGGGTATCACGGTCTTCGGCAGATAAACGCGCACCACGGTCTTCAGCAGATAAACGCGGACCGCGCATGTCAACAGATAAAGACAATAAAAGAACCCGCGTTCTAGCCCGTAAGAGTTCCGGAAGGAAACTGCCTGCATCCAAACACGACGGGAAAGAACTTCCAAAAACAGGTCACGAGAGCGATCTGATCAGGCTGAACAAGTACCTTGCAAGCTCAGGCATATGTTCACGACGGGAAGCGGATGAGTTCATCACGGCAGGTTTGGTATCCGTTAACGGGAAACTGGTGACCGAACTTGGTATGAAGATAAGTCCGGGTGACGTGGTAAAATACAATGGCGAGACCCTGCGCGAAGAGAGGAAAGTATACATCGTGCTAAATAAACCGAAAGATTATGTGACAACGGTTGAAGACCCGCATGCCAAAAAAACGGTACTCGACCTGGTTAAAGGTGCCTGCAAAGAGCGTATTTATCCTGTAGGCAGGCTCGACAGAAACACGACCGGTGTTCTGTTGCTTACAAACGATGGAGAACTCACCAAAAGACTGACTCACCCTAAATTTGAGAAGCTTAAAATATATCATGTGTTCCTGAATAAGAATATCCGGCCAGCGGACATGGAGAAGATATCCACGGGAATCAATCTTGAAGACGGGCTCATTAAGGCCGATAATGTCAGTTATGCCGACCCTGTTGATAAAACACAGGTGGGCATTGAAATTCATTCGGGACGAAATCACATCGTGCGCCGCATATTTGAACATCTTGGATATGAAGTAGTCAAACTCGACAGGGTTTATTTTGCCGGGCTGACAAAGAAAAACCTCCACCGTGGAGAATGGAGGTTCCTGAATGAGAAAGAAATCTCTATGTTAAAAATGAATGCCTATAAGTAATGTGTCAATATGCCAATGTGCCAATTAAATCTTCTCCCTCATTGGCACATTAGCACATTAACTCATTAGCACATTAACTCTACTTCTTTGAAAGTGGTTTAACTTTGCCGGTTGATGCTGATTTTGATGCGGCTGACGGTCTGCTTGCAGCAGATGCGGTTACCGGGTGACTATGTTCTCTCTCAAATTTGCCATCCTTGTCATAGAAAAGACTCATTTCTTTCTGGCCTTCTTTGCCGATCACTTCATAACTGATGACATTTTTTGTATCAATCTTAAAAGCCTCCTGGGCTGTAAATCCCTTGTGATTGTTTGCCATATTTTCAGAAATTGCTTTTGGCAGATCAGAGATTTTAACTGCTGTCCGGGTTTGTGCATTCACTGCGATCACACCAAGGATCATAACGGTCAACAAAACTAATTTTTTCATATCGAATTTTTTAATTGGTTTTACGATCCGAAATTATGTCCCGATTCTGTAGAGATTCTGTAGATCAGTGGTGTTTAACAGATTTTAACGATTTCGTTAAAAGAAAATAGTGACCGTATGGAAAGGTGCTTCGAACCTATATTCAATCTTCAAATTGTAGAAATCAATAACCTTCTTAACAATAGACAAGCCGAGTCCGGCTGATTCTGAGCTCTGATCCGCTTTCCGGAAGCGCTGAAACAGAAATTCAGTGCGTGTCTGCGGATCCGGTCCGGTGTTTCGTATCATGAACCTGTCGTGATGTATTGAAATCTCAATACTTCCATTTTCGAAATTATGTTTAATGGCATTGCCCAGAAGATTGGTGAACAGGAACCCGGCAAGATCCTCATTCATACTGATATTGGCCTCTTCGTGTTGATCAATGCTCACTTCAAGCTTTTTTGACTCAATGAAATCACTGAACTGTTCAATTAACTGATGAATCTTTTGGTTGAGATTAATCTTGCCGGCAACCGGGTACTGATTGTTGTCAATTTTCGACATCAGGGTTATTGCCTGGTTAATTCGGGAAATTTTAGATACCGATTGGTTGATGGCATAGAGTTCTGAAGCCAGCTTATCCGTTATGGCCTTAGATTGCAGCAGCTGGTCAATTTTCACGCGAATGACCGAAACTGGTGTTTGAATTTCATGAGAGACATTCTCGGTGACTTCTTTAAGATTCTGATAATCCGACCTGATTTTGCGGGTCAGGCTTTCCAGCACATCGTTAAGCTGAGCAAACTCATGAATTTGTGTTGCCACCGGTTCAAACCGGCTTTCCGTTTTGATATCAAACTGACGGATATTACTTAATATGTGGTAAAAATCACTCCATGTGTTTTTCGAAATAGAATAGACTGCGATAATGAGAATCAGCAGTAATACAGCAAGCACGGTAAGAATGATCGTAAATATTTCATAAACCAAATCCTTTTCTTCCTGGATCGACTGTGACGTTTTAATTATAAAACCCCTGCCATCGGGTGTATTGCCTGCATATTTCAAAAAACGGTATTCCGTCATACCTTCATGAACCGAGTCGGTTATCATGCTGTCAATAAAGTTCAGTGATGGGCTCAGCCTGTGTTTATATACCGAAACTTCAATCTCATGGTTAAAAATTGATGAAAAATCAGGCAGGCTGTCAGTCTGGAATATCTCTTCTTCAATGATTTGTTTTTCTGTCAGTAGCGTATTAGAAACCTGTTTCAAAATGCTGTAGCGGATTGAAGTATACAATACGATTCCCATTATGCTGAAAAGCACAAAAGCTGCAATTGAATAAAAAATCAGGGCTCTGTAAAGAAGTTTCATTCAGTTATGACTTTATATATTTGTAGCCAATGCCGTAAATGCTTACTATGTTGTCGGTACCGCCGTTCTCAGTTATTTTCCGGCGTATATTCTTGATGTGGGAATAGATAAAGTCGTAATCATACGTGAAATCAGCCACATCACCCCAAATATGATCGGCTATGGATTCTTTTGTAAGCACCCTGTTTTTGTTTGAAACAAGAAACAACAACAGGTCAAATTCCTTTCTTGTAAGTTCAATTTCTTTATCCAATACAAAAACCTGGAAATTTTCAGGAATTATTTTCAGATCATCAATCGTAATTACTTTGAGTCCCTGCGACTTTCTCCGCCGCAACAACGATTTAATTCTTGAATTAAGTTCTGCCAGGTGAAATGGTTTTGAGAGGTAGTCATCAGCACCCAGGTCAAGTCCTGCCACGCGGTCGTTCAGAGAGTTCTTTGCTGTAATGATGATGATGCCTGAATCGTCATTCCTTTCTTTTACCTTGTTTATCAGGTTGAGTCCGTTTCCGTCGGGCAATGTAATATCAAGGAGCAGGCAATCATAGAGGCAACCGGCAATATGTTTGTCGGCTTCCCTGTAATTCTGAGCCCTGTCGACAGAATAGCCTTCTTTTACAAGGAAATGAATGATAGATCGGGCCAGTTCAGGTTCGTCTTCAACCAATAAGATTTTCATCACATCGTTAACAAAACAATGTGCTAAATAACTTTAATCACCTGAAATAAAAAACACAAGAAAAATTAAATCTTTATACCCATGAAGAGTACGTCATCCACCTGGTCAAAATTCTCTTTCCAAAGGTTGAATGTGTTTTTCACATGAACGCACTGGTCGTCCATGCTTTTTGTGTGTATATCCTGCAGCAGGTTTTTGAGCCGTACCATTTTGAACTTTTTACCCATAGGACCGCCAAACTGATCGGAGTAGCCGTCAGAAAACATGTATATCAGGTCGCCCTTGCTGAGTTGCAGCCCTTCGTCTTCAAACAGGTTATCGGTTTTATCGTAATGTCCGCCTACTGAATTGCGGCTTCCTTTTACAAAGATTTCTTCGCCGTCTTTGTAAATGATCATAGGGCGCATAGCGGATGCAAAGCGCACATAATGCGTTTTCAGATCTATTTCGCAAACAATGATATCCATGCCGTCGCCTGGTTTTGTGCCGTCGTCAAGGTTCTGGTTAAGTGTATTTCTCAATTCGCAATCAAGAACCTGCAATACCTTTGACGGAGAATTACCGGATTCACGGTTACAAATATCTTTTATGAGTGTGGATCCGATCATTGAC from Bacteroidales bacterium harbors:
- the glmM gene encoding phosphoglucosamine mutase, producing the protein MTLIKSISGIRGTIGGMPGDSLTPIDVVRFTSAYGLQLKQKIKKDEYSVVVGRDARVSGEMVASLVAGTLMGMGINVIDLGFATTPTVEIGVTHFKADGGIILTASHNPAQWNALKLLNSKGEFLSASDGAEILTIAASEKTEYITYDKLGKISRFDKMDDIHIEAVTRMKYADTEAIKKAGFKVVIDCVNSVGGIILPELFRKLGVEVVELYCEPTGIFPHNPEPLPQHLGDIAKAVAEHKADAGFVVDPDVDRLVIVNEDGSMFGEEYTLVAVADYILKNNPGNTVSNLSSTRALADVTTKYGGKYTAAPVGEVNVVEEMKKTNAVIGGEGNGGIIYPDLHYGRDALVGIVLFLSHLAKSGMKCSELRKTFPDYFNSKNKIELNPGVNVDSLIGAVREKYKEFPVNDRDGIRIDFDREWVHLRKSNTEPIIRVISESTTPEKADSLSSKMIREIHELVK
- a CDS encoding DUF5686 family protein translates to MKQKWLLIIAILISSGSYAQTGYISGKVIDSTSFEPLAFVTVFYNETGQGVVTNLDGIFRIPVSAKIRSLRLKYLGYKDKVILHPEDFGPNQVIRLSPDPTFIREVVVYPGINPAHRIIKLATENRNKNNPEKSGPFSYVSYDKVIFGLESDTTLVKNADSTDHADLYDDTLKYGMDGKGRIDVRRFLEKQYLFMMESVVNRKFLSPDKNKEEVIASKVSGISQPTFMVMARQFQSFSFYDNLITIADRQFLNPIAPGSTEKYFFLIQDTLFTDRADTVFVISFRPAKGKNFEGLKGVLYINSHGYAVQNVIAEASEQGDRPFMVSIQQQYELVNGLRWFPVLLSSTVRINPARFGYNAPVNLVGTGKSYIVNIDFNPQLDASQFSDIQLQVNDDAHKQPESVWEKYRTDSLSSRERETYRVIDSLGKAEHLDRTMLSLETLLTGYLPGKYWNFDIRRFIDYNPFEGLRLGAGGRTTPRLIKWLTAGGYLAYGLKDKALKYSGYLTFNLWPEHEVDMTLLYRNDVRESGGIRFNETWTLSGSSFIRDYMVSVMDETREKEISAGFRAIKYLKVQGYLTNSDLTPSNDYAFSISDENPDIMLTRFYLTETGIRLKYAYKETFMKSPRGNKFSMGTNYPILYFNIGHGMRVLGGEFDYWRTEVKVTKVFKSRLAGNTHAAVIAGMVSGNVPYSKLYAGRGSYRPFTLETEQSFGTMRFNEFLSDRFFGLFLKQDLGKLLFKPKGKFQPEIALVHNLGFGSLVNKEPHKNITFKTMEKGYFEGGLLINNLFRIQVFKYGLGVFYRYGPYMYPKTIDNFAFKLSLQFNL
- a CDS encoding HAMP domain-containing sensor histidine kinase; the encoded protein is MKLLYRALIFYSIAAFVLFSIMGIVLYTSIRYSILKQVSNTLLTEKQIIEEEIFQTDSLPDFSSIFNHEIEVSVYKHRLSPSLNFIDSMITDSVHEGMTEYRFLKYAGNTPDGRGFIIKTSQSIQEEKDLVYEIFTIILTVLAVLLLILIIAVYSISKNTWSDFYHILSNIRQFDIKTESRFEPVATQIHEFAQLNDVLESLTRKIRSDYQNLKEVTENVSHEIQTPVSVIRVKIDQLLQSKAITDKLASELYAINQSVSKISRINQAITLMSKIDNNQYPVAGKINLNQKIHQLIEQFSDFIESKKLEVSIDQHEEANISMNEDLAGFLFTNLLGNAIKHNFENGSIEISIHHDRFMIRNTGPDPQTRTEFLFQRFRKADQSSESAGLGLSIVKKVIDFYNLKIEYRFEAPFHTVTIFF
- a CDS encoding response regulator transcription factor → MKILLVEDEPELARSIIHFLVKEGYSVDRAQNYREADKHIAGCLYDCLLLDITLPDGNGLNLINKVKERNDDSGIIIITAKNSLNDRVAGLDLGADDYLSKPFHLAELNSRIKSLLRRRKSQGLKVITIDDLKIIPENFQVFVLDKEIELTRKEFDLLLFLVSNKNRVLTKESIADHIWGDVADFTYDYDFIYSHIKNIRRKITENGGTDNIVSIYGIGYKYIKS
- a CDS encoding pseudouridine synthase → MSTDKDNKRTRVLARKSSGRKLPASKHDGKELPKTGHESDLIRLNKYLASSGICSRREADEFITAGLVSVNGKLVTELGMKISPGDVVKYNGETLREERKVYIVLNKPKDYVTTVEDPHAKKTVLDLVKGACKERIYPVGRLDRNTTGVLLLTNDGELTKRLTHPKFEKLKIYHVFLNKNIRPADMEKISTGINLEDGLIKADNVSYADPVDKTQVGIEIHSGRNHIVRRIFEHLGYEVVKLDRVYFAGLTKKNLHRGEWRFLNEKEISMLKMNAYK